The following are from one region of the Paenibacillus sp. KS-LC4 genome:
- a CDS encoding MFS transporter → MNPTTKRKTAAFLSRNVIVLSIVSFFTDIATEMLYPIMPLYLSDIGYGVILIGLIEGLSQLAAGVIKLISGVYSDQLKKRKGLVNAGYHISALAKPLMGLFPTYWAIFGFRLIDRFGKGVRNAPRDAMLADASTPVTRGRVFGFHRAADTLGATLGPLITLAILYFYSENIPLIIGLTIIPGIGAIVAGWFLKEAKDKTELPTAEKGGLKGLYRRLKTHYAGASPSYKRILYLITIITLLKSTDIYLLLRARELGLSDLLIISAYVAYNLTGTVIIYYLGSLSDRIGFAKTFAIGALSLGATYMLLSQNELPLILVFAAFVIYAVFQSVFEGLTSAWMSLHIKQEERASGLGVMMTFQAVATLVGTLIIGFAWAGFGAKIVFAITGLLAVGVAAYLFFYQQRDYNSTTDFGRKPYVVDVKALTIENENFRTAIWTGAQLQVTTMSIPVGGEVGLEVHKNIDQFLRIEEGEALVLMGPREDELTFQQPAATDYAIMVPSGMFHNVVNTGSKPLKIYSIYAPAEHPYGTVHKTADDADRAELTELLEDDD, encoded by the coding sequence ATGAACCCAACAACGAAACGAAAAACGGCTGCTTTTTTGTCCCGAAATGTGATTGTGCTGTCGATTGTCAGCTTCTTCACTGATATTGCGACGGAAATGCTTTATCCGATTATGCCGCTTTATCTAAGTGATATTGGGTACGGCGTCATCCTGATCGGCTTAATTGAAGGACTTTCGCAGCTGGCGGCGGGCGTCATTAAGCTCATCAGCGGCGTCTACTCCGACCAGCTCAAGAAGCGCAAAGGTCTCGTGAATGCAGGCTACCATATATCGGCGCTTGCCAAGCCGCTGATGGGCTTGTTCCCGACTTACTGGGCGATTTTCGGCTTCCGCCTAATTGACCGTTTCGGTAAGGGCGTGCGCAATGCGCCGCGCGATGCGATGCTCGCCGATGCTTCAACTCCCGTCACCCGCGGGCGTGTATTCGGCTTCCACCGTGCCGCCGATACGCTAGGTGCGACGCTTGGCCCGCTTATTACACTGGCGATTTTGTATTTCTACAGCGAGAACATCCCGCTTATTATTGGACTGACGATCATTCCCGGCATTGGCGCTATCGTCGCTGGCTGGTTTCTGAAAGAAGCGAAGGACAAGACGGAGCTGCCAACTGCGGAAAAAGGCGGCCTTAAAGGCTTATACCGCCGCCTCAAAACCCATTATGCGGGCGCTTCGCCAAGCTACAAAAGAATTTTGTACCTGATTACGATTATTACTCTGCTGAAAAGCACAGATATTTATTTACTGCTCCGAGCCCGCGAGCTCGGACTAAGCGATCTGCTCATTATTAGCGCTTATGTCGCTTATAATCTCACAGGTACTGTTATTATTTATTATTTAGGCTCACTCAGCGACCGCATCGGCTTTGCCAAAACATTCGCCATTGGCGCGCTGTCGCTTGGCGCAACGTATATGCTGCTCAGCCAAAATGAGCTGCCTTTGATTTTGGTTTTTGCCGCGTTTGTTATTTATGCGGTATTCCAAAGCGTTTTTGAAGGGCTCACCAGCGCCTGGATGTCGCTGCATATCAAGCAGGAGGAGCGTGCATCCGGCCTTGGTGTCATGATGACCTTTCAGGCAGTAGCGACACTCGTCGGCACCTTGATTATTGGTTTTGCTTGGGCAGGCTTCGGGGCAAAGATCGTATTCGCGATTACAGGCCTGCTCGCAGTAGGCGTCGCCGCGTATCTGTTCTTCTATCAGCAGCGCGATTACAATAGCACGACGGATTTTGGCCGCAAGCCTTATGTTGTCGATGTTAAAGCGCTCACGATTGAAAATGAAAATTTCCGCACCGCTATTTGGACAGGCGCACAGCTGCAAGTAACGACGATGTCAATTCCGGTCGGCGGCGAGGTCGGGCTGGAGGTCCACAAAAATATTGACCAATTTTTGCGGATTGAGGAGGGCGAAGCGCTGGTGCTGATGGGTCCGCGCGAAGATGAGCTTACGTTCCAGCAGCCTGCGGCAACCGATTATGCCATTATGGTTCCTTCCGGCATGTTCCACAATGTCGTCAACACAGGGAGCAAGCCGCTCAAAATCTACAGTATCTATGCGCCTGCTGAGCATCCATACGGCACGGTTCACAAAACAGCAGACGACGCAGATCGCGCCGAGCTCACTGAGCTTTTGGAGGATGACGATTAG